TGAATGTAAATTTTTACCCATGGGATTTAAAGGTAAATCAAGAATCAAGAATAGAttaaagaaacaaatacagaaaaacaaaatgatTGATCCTGAATTGGTACCGTTTGCTAGTAAAGTTTTAGAAGAAGTTGAACAAGAACgacaaaagaagaagaattataGAACTACTGGTACTGGTAGTGAATCATCAATACAATCTCAAGAGAGTGAAAgttcaataaattcaacaCCTTTATCAATGCAAATTTCAGCACCAGTACCGATGCCAGTatcaattcaacaacaacaccaacaccaacaccaacatcatcatcatgtgcaaaatcaacatcaacaacatgtaaatcaacaacaatcaattgcCACTCCAGCATCGATATATTCATCTTCAGCGTCGTCTACATCATCATATGAATCCACCCATTCACCATATACTCCACAATCATCTCGTTCTCCATTGAGTCATATGTATAATCCCCAACAACCACCttatttcaatcaaattgcTCAAGCTCATCAACAAGATGGTCAAAAGAATCAAGTCAAAGATGATTATGACGATGAATATTGTCTTGAtgttgatcaattgaatactACATTTGTTAATGAAACTGTTGCCaattatttacaaattCATGATTTCCATTCAAtgaatcaatatcaacctggtcaacagcaacaacaacaacaacagcagcagcagcagcagcaacaacgacaacatcaacaacaacaaccatcAATGTATTTCTGAGTCTGAGTGTCATATtttacatatatatatttccCACCATCATCGTTACCGtttcttttgttcttgaaggttatttttattcaaagtgtattatattttattttagtttagtttagAGAGAGAGAAGAGAGGAGGGTTAgattttttagttttaaatgttttatgattgttattattgtctttatttttgtttttgttttttttatatgtAATATTACATATAtccatatatatatatatatatatatatacaaataaatttatgAAGTTAGTAAAAACACTATCAgtcaatcaattattatccaAATATATCGTCAATGGctgatttcttctttttcttgatttttttcaatggtttagtagtagtatccttctttttcaattttttattatcaaaagttttagttttagttttagttttagttttagttttagttttactgctttcaaatatatcatcaattgtgTCAGTGTCAATAAGTTTCCTCTTTTTTGTATctgttgaagttgaagttgaagttgatttattgttgttttcatcatttattgatatttgtTCAGAATGGATATTAGATTGATTGTGGAtagttgttgattttgattttgattttgattttttgaaaataatatttgaatcttcttcttcttcttcttcttcttcacttAAACTTAATGAATTAcgttttgattttttagaATGGgatttatcatcatcatttttgatttgttgtatatcagtatcatcatcaatctTATCAAATCTTTGTAGATTCTCTTTACCTTGAAATTGTAAAGTATTACTCTTGTTTATCTTACAGTTATTCTTAACCTCATCATTAATCGACACCTTCtctacttcttcttcatatGGTATCACTTCACCAAAATCTATctcatcttcattattactCTTCAAATCTTTACTTCCCACGACGTCAACCCCATCAACCCTTTGCCTATcattattcattttatttataaaacTATCTCTATTTATTCCTCGTTTTTGAACCCCATTTATACcattaattattaaatgagtgatttttgataatgatcCAATTAAACCTAATCCAAGAGTAATATATTGTCCTAATACTAAAATCGAATTATAATTCCAATATGatgatttcattaattttaatattttattactatattgaatgatttgatttgttttataatcaattttatctttcgtggtagtggtagtggtagtggttgtagtagtggttgtagtggttgtggttgtagTTCTTATTCTATTGATGTCAATTTGAAGTTTTAAGATTTTACGTAAATTTCGAATCATcatatttaaatatttgaacCAAATTTGTTGACGATGTTGATTTTTAGATCGATGATAAATAAGATATAATATATCATATTCATTAGTTAATTGTTTAAATGTTGATTTATCCATTATGGGgatgtggtggtggtggatgTGGTGGAAGGAGTGGATGGTAttagtttgtttgtttgtgaAGAGCAGCATCtttaaaccaaaaaaaaaaaaaaaaaaaaaaaaaaaattcaccgtaaagaaaaaatatttttcaaattcatcaaatccatccttttcatcatcatcttaGCATATTCAACTATTAAAAGTAAAGAGTAGAAACCATATACATACCCTAAAATACGATGTCAGATGAAATAATATCTCAAGCAAGAGCATTTTTAGAAACTTCACAACCAGAAAAGGCATTAGATTTATTATATCCTTATATTGAATCACAAATTGATTCTATACcttatttatcaattttagGTGAAACTTATTtagaaaataatgaattagaaaaagcttatcaaatattaacTCGTGGATGTGAATTAGATCCAAATGCCAACGAaggatttgaaaaatttttatatttaggACAAATTATTGGTGGACAAGATGgtataaattatattaatattgccatcaataaattgcaatccttattattattagaagaagaagaagaaaatgattcaactaagaaatcatttttcattaataaattaaatctGGCAATTTTTgctgaaattgaaatttggaTGACTGATTTATGTATGGAACCAGAAGCAGAATCAAAATgtaatgaattaattgattattcaTTACAATtagatgataataataatccgGAATcttattcattattatcatcaattagaATTTCTCAACAAAGAACACAAGAAGCAATTGAAGCATTATTAAAATCTTGggaattatttaaattgaaaaaatctaaattagaagaaatgGCTAACAATGCTAAAACtgatcaacaacaagaagcagaagaagaagaagaagaagaagatgttGGTGGTAATTCTGGTgattcatttgaaattggtatGGAAtatgttgatttgattcaaCCATTAATTACATTATCGAGATATGCTATTGAATTAGAACAATATGATATAGCTATACAAATCAGTAATAATGTTCAAgatattaatgaaaatatatTGGATAGTTATTATATTGAAAGTTTGGccaatattttaaaattgaaaaaaattttatatcCAAATGACCAAAATtataaagatattgaattatcagAAATTTTGAACCAAGTCAAtggtgataatgatgaaattaattcaattttacaaGATGTTAAACTTAGTTTAACTATGGCttataaaatcattaatagtGATATTGGTGAAGAATTCGATCATGgattaattgaacaaattaatcaattattacaagaatTTGGTGGTCCTATAATGAGTGAATTAATGCCTCAAAGAAGACGTggtaatgatgatgatgatgatgatgaaatagAAGGTTGGgaagatgaaattgttCNNNNNNNNNNNNNNNNNNNNNNNNNNNNNNNNNTTCttgttatttatatatatatatatatatatttcattaatatcCTTATTATAGACATAtggaaatttttaatttaaatcTAATTGATTTAGCAACATCTCGTAGGAGTAGAATGCNNNNNNNNgcattgaaaaagttgatcaaaaaaaaaaaaaaaaaaaaaaaaaattggaagtATTTGGAATACTTTatttaacaacaactacaacaattAATCAAACTCATACTTTCCACATTACACCATAACATACAATGTCAAAAAGGGCAGATTATTTAtctaaatatttaaataatgaattatctGATAAacctaaaaagaaaaaacataAGAAGAAATCATCCACCACCCCTGCAACATCTATGAATATTGTGGTGGAAACTCCTAAACCATTAGGTGTACCTTCAAtagataataatgaagaatataatgaattgaatcaacaaacaaaagacAATGaggttgatgttgatgaatttgctccagtaaaactaaaaacaactcaaaaatcaaataaaggTTTCAAACGAATAGATAATGGAGATATAATAACTACAAATAATACTACCACGACTactccaccaccatcatcattatcttcttcttcatcagtaATAAAGCCTAATAAGCTACAACCTAATCAAGAAACTATATATCGTGATTCATCCGGACGTATAATAAATGATATCAAACAACGACAAGAAgatttacaacaacaaaaattgcatgaagaacaattgaaacaatttactgaaattaaaacatctaaacaagatcaaataaatcaagaacaagaaatatttaaagTCAAAAATGGTCATGttgataatcaatttgaagatCCCATGACATCATTTATTAAAGataccactaccaccaccaaaaaagaatttgagGATGTatctaaatcaaaatttgtttataataAAGGGATCAATATACCTAATCGATTCAATATACCTGCTGGATATTTTTGGGATGGAATAGATCGTAGTAATGGTTTTGAACAAATGTATCTTCGTAAACAAACTGAATATAATtatgataaaattgattcaaaaattaatgaaacttatgaaattgatattggtgATGATTGAGAGGGGTTGATATATTGTTTACTAGTAATAATTAATAGTCTGAACATACAGTTGATGTTGTATTAGTATATGtgtagatatatatatatatatatatatatttattaattagTATAAGTTGGTAATATAAAGTTACCAAAAGGATTGGTTTAgcactaaaaaaaaaaaaaaaaataataatcaccACATAATTAACAACACTTTCTTGATTTGACATTCCCCTTCTCCTCTCTACTACAATCAAAAGGTGGTTTAATAATGGCAACCATTAGAGAAATACCtggttattattatgatgaagaaagaagacgatatttcaaaatagtAAATGGAGCAATACCGTCAAATAGTTCATCACCAGCAACCCCATCCTCATCCTCATCCTCCTCACAATCAGTATCGAGGTatcataataattcaatacaAGCCAAACAACGATATGCAAATCATTTAGctaaaacaacaacatcaactaATACCAATAAAGAGATCAAACGAAATAAAATTCTGAAAATCCCTAAACTTATCATTAAAAATCccaatttatcatcatcacaattacaatatttacaaaatttgaGATCCCGTTTTTCTGATAATATCAATGAATTCACTTATACTCCAATAggtttaataaattttaaaattggaACAACCAAAACTCAATCACAAgataatttaatcaatcgaatttcaaatatacCGCCAACTTATGTTCCAACATTAGTTCCTCGTGGTTAtgtaattaataaattcaaacaatatttAATCATTTCCCGATTAGGTATACGACAACCTATACTAGTTAATGGTAATGGTCATACGTATGATTATTATCCTCGTACTATCGTGATCCAATCCCCGGAGGggaaaataattgaaataccCATGAATTGGCAATTTTATCACCAATCTAATGgacaaattgataaatatgattcaattgataaattttatcATGAATGTGGTATTGATGGATTTGACATTAATATACTATCAGGGGgaaatatcaacaatagtatatttttattatcaattatgaAACATAATATTCACGgtaatattaattttatattaCGATTTAATGTCATAAACTCATTGAATGATGAACCTGAGTTGAGTTTTCAAGATTATACTTGTCAATTAATGGAATTTTTATATGATaatatattgaaacaaaatttaaataaatcaataatgaatcaattattcaatGCATTAGGAATTCCCTTGTGTTATTTCACTAAAGATATGCCTAATCATTCAATccaacaaataaatcaaatactacaacaacaaaatggtggtggtggttcTTCCACCAAACAGAAGGACAAATTATCTagaaaaattaatgaatttctttatcaacaaGAACACAATCCACCAGGGATATTATATCGATTTGAACAATATTCTAATACTAAAGGATATagaataattaattatcaaacttttcaagatttcatttatttaacTATATCGAATGGGtttataattaaatttaaatggtcaaattatcaattttcaaattttgaattaattaatataaatattgaGAATTCATTACAAGAAggtcaattattaattgttaatgataatgataatgataatgataatgataaggaaaaagaagaagaaatagaagAGAATAATCCATTTTATATACTTAGAACTGGATCTAAAGTAATAAccattaagaaaaaaatgaaactaacaacaacaacatcatcatcaacaaatggTAATCATCGaagcaataataatagtagtagtaggGCAATTCATTGGGAATGTAAACgaatattatcaaattataagatcattaaaaaaatattgctaactcaaacaaatcaattggtAGTTATATCATCAGAATctataatatcaataaatcttcaaaatttgaaatcaatatcatcacCAATATTGGTGTGTGATTattttaatgataatgatatttatcaacaatttgaattaatagAAACAGTAAAAAATTATGGTATTAGTtgttatttgatttttaatattgataaaaattataatcaatttaaattaattgaattagatGATTCAATGAACACCACTACaaccactaccaccactaccaccaccaccaccacctctACTATTGGTAAATTCaaagaattgataattatgATTCCAttccaatttcaaaaatgtggatatttgaagaatttcaaattaatgaaaataattccTCTATTGaaagatgataatgataatggtaataatggtaatgaaTCAACTAGTAATCGATTAATGATtggatttaattttttaaatcattttgaAATGACAACTATATTTGAAACATTTCAATTATAGAGAAGTTATAcaccattatcaattggaaaacaataatgaccttttttttttatttttttacttctatatttattaataattgagaATCTAAAAACTGAAAACTAAATACTAAATACTAAATACTAACACAATAAAGATGAATATATAGATgaatatataaatgaattatttatacatttattttgaaatatttctaatctttaattcttgtaattctttTATATAATGCAAACAAATCACACAAGATAACTTCAatattggttttttttggggggTAGGGGAAGGTGGGAGGAGGTAAGTcgtaataataatatctctctttttctctctaattctttcctttcctttccttttgttatatatatatatatatctatttctctatttctttttaatatAATTGACATAAGAAtcataattgaaattaccaaatttataatcaatatccaataataatttaacgGCATCTTGagatttataaatatattctGCTGGTAATTTAACTAAAGTATCATTAACTGTAtctaatgatgatgatgatgacgatggtgatggtgataATTCAGATttattcatcaatattaatctttcattcttttcttgAGAATTATAAACTTGATCATTAGTCAAATTATAAACACCAGGATAACCACTAATACCTTTAAAACTAGATTCACGAGTTAATGGAGGATGTAATGGGAAtaaattttgtaataattcatATGATGCCAAAGTGAACCCAAATTGTGGTGAAGATCTGAAAACTCTAGCTAATGAACCTTTAAAGAAAGCACTTAAACCTTCttgttttaaaattgatgcTCCACAATCTAAAATACCTTTATATTTAgcttcattttttttaccagCAACTTGTAATCTAGTTTTAATAACATCAGCAGGTGTAGTGAAAAAAGCTGCTGGAGCACCAGCTAAAGCACCAGCTACTAATAATTGCCAAGTTGAAAGTTTTTGATGTTTAGTTTTATCATTTGGATCAAATCCAAACATatgttttttcaaattagcATAAGTTGGGAAATAAATGGCGGAAAAGGGTACATCTCTCAAAAGACATGCACTAGCTCCTTTATATAATCCTCTTAATCCTAATTGTCTAATGATTTGACTAGCATTTAAATGTTTATGAGGAATTTCACCAGGTTTACTTAAATTTTTCGTATTACCTTGCATTTGTAATCTaattttaacaatttcTAATGGATTAGTGAAAATAACTTGACATCCACCAGCAGTCAGACCAGCTAAAATTTCCCATTTCATAGTAATACTACCATCTTCATTACTACCAATTCCACGTACTAAATCATTAACCGTCAATTTAATGGCTTTTTCAGGGGCAACACCAACTAACTGAGCCCCCAATCCAGAATATAATCCTTTGAATCCTTCATTTctcaaaattttcttgaaaCAATCCAATGAATTATCATACAAGGCATTATGCTTCTGTGCTTGCATTCTTGTTTtaaccaaatcaattggatAAACTGCAGTGGCACCAATACATCCAGCAATAGACCccaagaaaaatgaatataatGAATCATAAAGTGGccataaagaaaaattatccCCAccatcaattgttgaatgtTTACTTTGAGAATGTTCAAAAATTGGTGCCAAagtatttaaattattattaaaatttggatttaaaaatgataCCAATTCTCTTCTGGGGATATCTTCAtcagtttttttattaattaaataaaataataaatcaagtTCTAATCTTGAAACTGGTTTGAAATTGGCAGATTTTAGTAATGGATCATTCAAATGATTATATAAATCAGTCTTGTTGATTAAAATATCATCTTTATCTTTAGTTGTTGGTGGAGTATTGACAATGACTTCATTGATTAAATCAACTTTACTTAAAGCAtcataaataaataacaaattGGATAAAGTATAATCTTGTTGTTTACCGAAAAAATCCGTAACATTatgtaaattaatttttaatttattggaaagtttatgatttaaatttgttgataataatctAACCAATTCTTCACCATTAACAGTTTTCGATTTCGAAGCagtgatttcaaaattacCAATCAATTTGGTTACTGGTAAATAACTAATTAAAGtaacaaaatcattaaattcaatcGATCCATTAGGTTCAAAAAATCTGGGGAAATAAatccaattcaattttataaGTTTCTGTTGATAACTTGGAtctattgatgaattgattttattcaaaatatcaatacATTGGGAATAAGtgatttttgaattggtATTTTGTTGGCcagaaagaaattgatacAACAATTTATATTCACCATCAGGTGAAGTCAAAGTGTTAACAAATTTCAACCAATTATCTTCAGTGACAAACCCCTTTTTTTCAGCATCAGcaatcaaatataaaagTGAAAATGCTTGTTTAGGGATATCAGTAGTAAATGGGGATAAAACATTGATGAAATCAGGTAAAGTAATGATTTTCTCTTCATTTGCACCTTCTGTTgcaaattgattgaaaatttctttgGCTTTCAATTCTGAACTCAAAGAActcataattttttttttttttaaacttagcaataaataaataaataactgaataaataaataaataaataactGGACtctattaataattaataatgtaTTGCTCTAGTTCTGTTtacaaataaatcaaaaaaagacgaaagaaagtaaaaaaagggaaaaaaaattgatcaaagaTGAAAGGAAACTGTTAAATTTCGTCGGAAAAATATTCGGGTGTAGTTGAAAATGTGATTCACAATccaaacaacaagaaaccaattttgaaaaatttctatttgtgtaaaaaaaaaaaaagaaattactTTGTCCTCGGAAGAAAGGCTCTTTTTATCtgtttttaaataaaaaaaaaatgcaaaTGCAATGGTGGTGGGGATGGGGATGGGAATGGAAATTGTTctctattattattcttattatattgaaataaGAATCAAATAACAAATGATGATATGAAGGACAATTGGATCTagtgaaattgaaactaataacaacttcaaaaattaattattgaaggaattggtttaatttatacttgaagaaagaaaaacaaaaaaaaactctgGGGAAACAAAAGTAAAAAgcttttgaaattttgaaatttttgtGGGAAAAAgttgtttaatttatttaaacagaaaaattttttatctatctttcttttattaCTAGTTGTGGTTAAggttgttcttgttgttcttattcttgttgttagtatttgtttgttgcaattaataaattacaaaatgcGTCTTTTGCTTGTGCTGTGTGTTTTCTTTATAAGTTagtgttgatgatttgtcttttcttgttttcttttctttttcctttttcttattaaagtttcttttttctaaaaagagtgatgaattaaatgttttgttttcgttttttagtttcttcAAATGTGGAGTATGAATTCGGTCTTAGGACATATAACTTGAAATAAGCTGTCTATAAGCTTATATTGTATTTGTGATTCACCACAACGAATAAAGTAGTAAACTACTTAATTGAATGTGAtaaaattaagaaaataGTAAGCACGCAAGATTAATCCTATGGGACCTTATCCGTTAGCGGAGGACGAAAGAGCGACGACAAAACTTCAAAtctgatttcttttttcttcctttgtGTGTCTTAATGAAAGTATGACTCAAATTAGGAAAAATGTCGCGCTTGGGGGACGTTAGGTGAAGGACAATCAAAAGGCACAATGATTCAAAACTGTTTGGACTTTACAACTAAATGTAATGTGGTAACCAGTTGTCTCtgagaaaacaaaaaggaTCGGAGTACTGGTGTGGCgttttaaatatttatagaAATTGGGAACTTCGGTATAGTTGACTGTCTAGGATTGGTagaattgtttgtttggttgttgtttcagCCGGAATTAACCAATGTGTGTAAATTATGGGAATTGGTCTTGATATGCTAAGTTCCTAAGgttgtttgaaattgaacaaaaagatCAAATCAAGAAGGAAGAAGGATGTATTAAATagatcaaataatttacaaCCCAATGTAAAtgttcttttttggttgtaaatCTGTTACAatgaacaaacaaaaaaattttggtaagaaaaatttgatcaatttgttcagataattatttgataatatttttttttgcaaccaCAATTGTAATAACTAATGTaactacaactactacCTCAATAACTAcaaccaaataaaaataaaacgaTTCTTCTAATTGAAGCTACACTAACTCTAAAAACCAAGTCTATTTTGTATATCTacaatttaataataaatgttaACTACCTATTCATACACCAACAGCCTTGACAGTGTCTAAGTGCGAGAAGCCTCCAAACTTGGAATCTCCCTTTGATCCGAACAAGAAGATGCGCGCATTAAAGCGCATGCGACATTTATCCTCTTTAACTCAATCatctgaaaaaaaaaaaatgaattagtAAATTGTCTTATGACAAGTCAACCATAGTTAGTTAGTCATTCATCAGTAAGACCAGTGTGAGTTGTCAATTGAAACGATTACGGTAGTTTCATAGCCATCCCTGTTTGTATAGAATATTAAAAGATGGATGTTAATGTGTATTCTTAATTATTCATATAATTAGTAGGTGGGTTAAACTTTAAAAGGCAAATATTGAAACGTGTGTGATTTATGATAATCTTTGTTCTTGTGGTGTTAGGGTGAtccaaattgaattgaattgtattgaatttaattattcTTTTGTATGGCAATGAaaaaacatcaacaatagaagaagaaaccaAAAGGACAAAAAAAGAGGGGTTTTCACTAATTGTTGATCAATCGGTTAATGACGggtaaatctttttttgttcagAGGGGGGGGGAGGGAGGAAAGACATGAGTTTATAATTTTCGggtaaaaataaaaaagatcTGATACCAACAATTATAGCGTTACCCCaccttttttatttggttcCGTAgtgattttctttcttacTAATAGCAACACCCAATCCATTCACTAACCAAGGTTTATACACTTTGATTCAAAGAATAAACTATATACTCTTCGTAAGCATTAAAATACAATCAcacaatcaatcaatcaatctcTCTATTCATGCATTAGAGGCAGAATCTATTACCACTGGGGttaaattcttcttttatcTTTTATCTTTCATCAGTTTCTTAAAGTgattgctgttgctgttttTCGGGTTTAAGAAACTGGTATATGTTTAACTCCATCATTCCTATTAACCATCCAAATGAcagaataaaataaaaacgGATATTGAAAGCAACCCGTTATATATCAATACAATTTTAAGCTGTTACATTGGAAAGcatacaaaacaaaaaaataa
This genomic stretch from Candida albicans SC5314 chromosome 1, complete sequence harbors:
- the RMP1 gene encoding Rmp1p (Ortholog of Rmp1; subunit of RNase MRP subunit that processes pre-rRNA and has a role in cell cycle-regulated degradation of daughter cell-specific mRNAs; rat catheter and Spider biofilm induced); protein product: MDKSTFKQLTNEYDILYLIYHRSKNQHRQQIWFKYLNMMIRNLRKILKLQIDINRIRTTTTTTTTTTTTTTTTTTTKDKIDYKTNQIIQYSNKILKLMKSSYWNYNSILVLGQYITLGLGLIGSLSKITHLIINGINGVQKRGINRDSFINKMNNDRQRVDGVDVVGSKDLKSNNEDEIDFGEVIPYEEEVEKVSINDEVKNNCKINKSNTLQFQGKENLQRFDKIDDDTDIQQIKNDDDKSHSKKSKRNSLSLSEEEEEEEEDSNIIFKKSKSKSKSTTIHNQSNIHSEQISINDENNNKSTSTSTSTDTKKRKLIDTDTIDDIFESSKTKTKTKTKTKTKTFDNKKLKKKDTTTKPLKKIKKKKKSAIDDIFG
- a CDS encoding uncharacterized protein (Ortholog(s) have role in ER-associated ubiquitin-dependent protein catabolic process and cytoplasm, nucleus localization), with translation MSDEIISQARAFLETSQPEKALDLLYPYIESQIDSIPYLSILGETYLENNELEKAYQILTRGCELDPNANEGFEKFLYLGQIIGGQDGINYINIAINKLQSLLLLEEEEENDSTKKSFFINKLNSAIFAEIEIWMTDLCMEPEAESKCNELIDYSLQLDDNNNPESYSLLSSIRISQQRTQEAIEALLKSWELFKLKKSKLEEMANNAKTDQQQEAEEEEEEEDVGGNSGDSFEIGMEYVDLIQPLITLSRYAIELEQYDIAIQISNNVQDINENILDSYYIESLANILKLKKILYPNDQNYKDIELSEILNQVNGDNDEINSILQDVKLSLTMAYKIINSDIGEEFDHGLIEQINQLLQEFGGPIMSELMPQRRRGNDDDDDDEIEGWED
- a CDS encoding uncharacterized protein (Ortholog(s) have role in cellular bud site selection, mRNA export from nucleus, mRNA splicing, via spliceosome and RES complex localization), producing MSKRADYLSKYLNNELSDKPKKKKHKKKSSTTPATSMNIVVETPKPLGVPSIDNNEEYNELNQQTKDNEVDVDEFAPVKLKTTQKSNKGFKRIDNGDIITTNNTTTTTPPPSSLSSSSSVIKPNKLQPNQETIYRDSSGRIINDIKQRQEDLQQQKLHEEQLKQFTEIKTSKQDQINQEQEIFKVKNGHVDNQFEDPMTSFIKDTTTTTKKEFEDVSKSKFVYNKGINIPNRFNIPAGYFWDGIDRSNGFEQMYLRKQTEYNYDKIDSKINETYEIDIGDD
- a CDS encoding uncharacterized protein (Protein of unknown function; rat catheter biofilm induced) encodes the protein MATIREIPGYYYDEERRRYFKIVNGAIPSNSSSPATPSSSSSSSQSVSRYHNNSIQAKQRYANHLAKTTTSTNTNKEIKRNKISKIPKLIIKNPNLSSSQLQYLQNLRSRFSDNINEFTYTPIGLINFKIGTTKTQSQDNLINRISNIPPTYVPTLVPRGYVINKFKQYLIISRLGIRQPILVNGNGHTYDYYPRTIVIQSPEGKIIEIPMNWQFYHQSNGQIDKYDSIDKFYHECGIDGFDINILSGGNINNSIFLLSIMKHNIHGNINFILRFNVINSLNDEPELSFQDYTCQLMEFLYDNILKQNLNKSIMNQLFNALGIPLCYFTKDMPNHSIQQINQILQQQNGGGGSSTKQKDKLSRKINEFLYQQEHNPPGILYRFEQYSNTKGYRIINYQTFQDFIYLTISNGFIIKFKWSNYQFSNFELININIENSLQEGQLLIVNDNDNDNDNDKEKEEEIEENNPFYILRTGSKVITIKKKMKLTTTTSSSTNGNHRSNNNSSSRAIHWECKRILSNYKIIKKILLTQTNQLVVISSESIISINLQNLKSISSPILVCDYFNDNDIYQQFELIETVKNYGISCYLIFNIDKNYNQFKLIELDDSMNTTTTTTTTTTTTTTSTIGKFKELIIMIPFQFQKCGYLKNFKLMKIIPLLKDDNDNGNNGNESTSNRLMIGFNFLNHFEMTTIFETFQL
- the AGC1 gene encoding amino acid transporter (Putative mitochondrial carrier protein; transcript is alkaline upregulated rat catheter biofilm induced), translated to MSSLSSELKAKEIFNQFATEGANEEKIITLPDFINVLSPFTTDIPKQAFSLLYLIADAEKKGFVTEDNWLKFVNTLTSPDGEYKLLYQFLSGQQNTNSKITYSQCIDILNKINSSIDPSYQQKLIKLNWIYFPRFFEPNGSIEFNDFVTLISYLPVTKLIGNFEITASKSKTVNGEELVRLLSTNLNHKLSNKLKINLHNVTDFFGKQQDYTLSNLLFIYDALSKVDLINEVIVNTPPTTKDKDDILINKTDLYNHLNDPLLKSANFKPVSRLELDLLFYLINKKTDEDIPRRELVSFLNPNFNNNLNTLAPIFEHSQSKHSTIDGGDNFSLWPLYDSLYSFFLGSIAGCIGATAVYPIDLVKTRMQAQKHNALYDNSLDCFKKILRNEGFKGLYSGLGAQLVGVAPEKAIKLTVNDLVRGIGSNEDGSITMKWEILAGSTAGGCQVIFTNPLEIVKIRLQMQGNTKNLSKPGEIPHKHLNASQIIRQLGLRGLYKGASACLLRDVPFSAIYFPTYANLKKHMFGFDPNDKTKHQKLSTWQLLVAGALAGAPAAFFTTPADVIKTRLQVAGKKNEAKYKGILDCGASILKQEGLSAFFKGSLARVFRSSPQFGFTLASYELLQNLFPLHPPLTRESSFKGISGYPGVYNLTNDQVYNSQEKNERLILMNKSELSPSPSSSSSSLDTVNDTLVKLPAEYIYKSQDAVKLLLDIDYKFGNFNYDSYVNYIKKK